Proteins encoded together in one Bacteroides zoogleoformans window:
- a CDS encoding PSP1 domain-containing protein translates to MEYKLHNGSRKLCYKSCDRQDKQLNTYDWLADIPGNAEENDLVEVQFKNTRKGYFRNSNKIELEKGDIVAVEANPGHDIGVVTLTGRLVPLQMRKVNIKPETDIKRVYRKAKPIDMEKYNEAKEREHSTMIRARQIALDLHLNMKIGDVEYQGDGNKAIFYYIADERVDFRQLIKVLADAFHVRIEMKQIGARQEAGRIGGIGPCGRELCCATWITSFVSVSTSAARFQDISLNPQKLAGQCAKLKCCLNYEVDCYVEAQKHLPSKEIELESKEGVFYFFKADILSNRITYSTDKNIPANLVTISGRRAFEIISLNKRGIKPDNLSEETQRSEAKKPVDLLEQESLTRFDRNRKSKNGNENNGRNNSESNDNRNKKKKKNNGNSRSQQGQGGGQQPDPKEPKQGERPQQNNNRRPSHKNPKPHEERLIANDKPTQA, encoded by the coding sequence ATGGAATACAAACTACATAATGGAAGCAGAAAACTGTGTTACAAAAGCTGCGACCGACAAGATAAGCAGCTGAATACCTACGATTGGCTGGCAGACATACCCGGCAATGCCGAAGAGAATGATTTGGTGGAGGTTCAGTTTAAGAACACTCGCAAAGGTTATTTCCGTAACAGCAATAAAATAGAATTGGAGAAAGGAGACATTGTCGCCGTAGAAGCCAATCCGGGACACGATATCGGTGTAGTGACTCTGACCGGTCGTCTTGTACCCCTCCAAATGAGGAAGGTGAACATCAAGCCGGAAACCGATATCAAAAGAGTCTACCGCAAAGCCAAGCCGATAGATATGGAGAAATACAACGAAGCGAAAGAGCGCGAGCACTCTACCATGATCCGGGCACGCCAAATAGCCTTGGATCTCCACTTAAACATGAAAATCGGAGATGTGGAATATCAGGGAGATGGAAACAAGGCTATCTTTTACTACATCGCCGATGAACGGGTGGACTTTCGCCAGCTCATCAAAGTGCTTGCCGACGCTTTCCATGTGCGCATTGAAATGAAGCAAATCGGTGCTCGCCAAGAGGCCGGACGTATCGGCGGCATTGGTCCTTGTGGCCGCGAACTATGCTGCGCCACATGGATAACCTCTTTCGTTTCGGTATCCACCAGTGCCGCCCGCTTCCAAGACATTTCTCTGAATCCTCAGAAACTTGCCGGGCAATGTGCCAAACTGAAGTGCTGTCTCAACTACGAAGTAGATTGCTATGTAGAGGCACAGAAACACCTGCCCTCCAAAGAGATTGAGTTGGAGAGCAAAGAAGGTGTGTTTTACTTCTTTAAAGCAGATATTTTAAGCAATCGGATTACCTACTCTACCGACAAGAATATTCCTGCCAATTTAGTGACCATAAGCGGCAGGCGTGCTTTCGAAATCATCAGCTTGAACAAGCGAGGCATCAAGCCCGATAACCTGTCGGAAGAGACTCAACGTTCCGAAGCCAAGAAACCCGTGGACTTGCTGGAGCAAGAAAGTCTCACCCGCTTTGACCGCAACCGCAAAAGCAAGAACGGAAACGAGAATAACGGAAGAAACAACAGCGAAAGCAACGATAACCGCAACAAGAAAAAGAAAAAAAACAATGGCAACAGCCGTTCCCAGCAGGGGCAGGGTGGAGGACAACAGCCCGACCCTAAAGAGCCGAAACAAGGAGAACGTCCGCAACAAAACAATAACCGTCGACCATCGCACAAGAACCCTAAGCCCCACGAAGAAAGACTTATTGCCAATGACAAACCAACTCAAGCATAA
- a CDS encoding IS110 family RNA-guided transposase, whose translation MKRVQSNTLDFSGQNIYVGIDVHLKSWSVAILSKHSVLRRFRQDPEPEALHKYLVSNYPGANYFSVYEAGFCGFWIHEKLTDLGINNIVVNPADVPTMSKEKLRKTDAVDCNKLARELRSGSLEGIYVPGTDILEMRSLIRLRNLIVKDSTRAKNRIKSLLRFHGVEIPEEFTRSSIGCWSKRFLNWLHCLELSTEYGKKTLELHLEQFIRLRKMLLQETRAIREISRKAPFDKPIRLLTSVPGIGVTTAATLMVEIDDIVRFSNADHLASFIGLVPMCHSSGDNDNVGDITPRRHFMLRCLLVEAAWVAIRKDPAMTMAYTEYRKRMNPQKAIVKIARRLVNRVYFVLKHEKEYVPCVIK comes from the coding sequence ATGAAACGTGTACAAAGTAACACATTAGATTTTAGTGGACAAAATATTTACGTAGGAATTGATGTCCACCTGAAGAGTTGGTCGGTAGCAATCTTATCGAAACATTCAGTACTGAGAAGATTCAGACAAGATCCGGAGCCGGAAGCGTTGCATAAATATTTGGTAAGCAATTATCCGGGTGCCAATTACTTCTCAGTTTATGAAGCCGGTTTCTGTGGCTTCTGGATACACGAGAAGTTGACGGATTTAGGTATCAACAATATAGTGGTCAATCCTGCGGATGTTCCGACGATGAGCAAGGAGAAATTACGTAAGACCGATGCGGTGGATTGCAACAAGCTCGCCCGTGAGTTACGTTCAGGTTCGTTAGAAGGGATATATGTTCCGGGAACTGACATCCTGGAAATGCGCTCTTTGATAAGGCTGAGAAACCTGATAGTAAAAGACAGCACACGTGCCAAGAACCGTATCAAATCATTGCTTCGTTTCCATGGAGTGGAAATACCGGAAGAATTTACCCGGAGTTCAATCGGGTGCTGGTCGAAGCGTTTTCTGAATTGGCTGCACTGCCTTGAACTCTCAACGGAGTATGGAAAGAAAACACTGGAGCTTCACCTTGAGCAGTTCATCCGCTTGAGGAAGATGCTGCTGCAGGAAACACGTGCCATCCGTGAAATATCCCGGAAAGCACCATTCGACAAACCGATACGCCTGCTGACATCCGTTCCGGGTATAGGTGTTACAACCGCCGCTACCCTGATGGTCGAGATTGACGATATTGTCCGTTTCAGCAATGCGGACCATTTAGCCTCTTTCATTGGATTGGTTCCCATGTGTCATTCCAGTGGTGATAATGATAATGTGGGTGACATTACACCCCGTCGGCATTTCATGCTCCGGTGTCTGTTGGTGGAAGCCGCATGGGTTGCCATCCGGAAAGACCCGGCCATGACAATGGCTTATACGGAATACCGGAAACGGATGAATCCGCAAAAGGCTATTGTGAAAATTGCCAGACGGTTAGTGAACAGAGTCTATTTTGTACTTAAACATGAAAAGGAATATGTGCCATGTGTTATCAAATGA
- the holB gene encoding DNA polymerase III subunit delta', producing MFSFKDVIGQEAIKQRLIQEVQEGRIPHAQLFCGPSGVGKLPLALAYARYICCPNRTETDACGTCPSCVKWNKLVHPDVHFVFPIVKSSKGKKELCDDYIANWRHLMISSPYFGLNHWLNEMEAENGQAIIYAKESDEIIRKLSLKSSEGGYKITIVWLPEKLHEVCANKLLKLLEEPPERTVFLLISETPEMILPTILSRTQRFNIPLIEETAIAKALQEKYGVQQADSEAIAHLANGNFITALETIHLNEENELFFNLFVSLMRLSYQRKIREMKQWSEQLAGMGRERQKNFLEYCQRMTRENFIYNLHQKEMNYMTVPEQNFATRFAPFINERNVMGIMDELSEAQIHIEQNVNARMVFFDFSLKMIVLLKR from the coding sequence GTGTTCAGTTTTAAAGATGTAATAGGACAAGAAGCCATCAAACAAAGGCTGATACAGGAGGTGCAAGAAGGCCGTATCCCGCATGCACAACTTTTCTGCGGCCCTTCCGGAGTTGGAAAACTTCCGTTGGCACTAGCTTACGCGCGCTACATCTGTTGTCCTAACCGTACGGAGACGGATGCTTGCGGCACTTGTCCTTCGTGTGTAAAGTGGAACAAACTGGTACACCCCGATGTTCATTTTGTTTTCCCCATCGTGAAGAGCAGCAAAGGGAAAAAAGAATTGTGTGACGACTACATCGCTAACTGGAGACATTTAATGATTTCCTCCCCTTACTTCGGCCTCAACCATTGGCTGAACGAAATGGAAGCAGAGAATGGCCAAGCCATCATCTATGCCAAAGAGAGCGACGAGATAATCCGTAAACTCAGTCTGAAATCAAGTGAAGGAGGATATAAGATAACCATCGTGTGGCTGCCCGAGAAGTTGCACGAAGTCTGTGCCAATAAGTTGCTAAAACTATTGGAAGAGCCACCTGAAAGAACTGTATTCCTACTGATTTCCGAAACGCCCGAAATGATTCTACCCACCATCCTCAGCCGCACACAACGTTTCAATATTCCTCTGATTGAAGAAACGGCAATAGCGAAAGCCTTGCAAGAGAAATATGGGGTGCAACAGGCAGATAGCGAAGCCATCGCTCATCTTGCCAATGGAAACTTTATCACAGCACTGGAAACCATTCACCTGAATGAGGAGAACGAGTTATTCTTCAATCTCTTTGTCAGCCTGATGCGTCTTTCTTATCAACGCAAGATACGGGAAATGAAGCAATGGAGTGAGCAACTGGCAGGTATGGGACGCGAACGGCAAAAGAATTTTCTGGAATACTGCCAACGCATGACGCGGGAGAACTTCATCTACAACCTACACCAAAAGGAGATGAACTACATGACGGTGCCCGAACAGAATTTTGCCACCCGATTTGCACCATTCATCAATGAACGTAATGTGATGGGCATCATGGACGAACTGAGTGAGGCTCAGATACACATCGAACAGAACGTGAATGCGCGCATGGTGTTTTTTGACTTCTCGCTGAAAATGATTGTATTGCTGAAGCGGTAG
- the metF gene encoding methylenetetrahydrofolate reductase [NAD(P)H] has protein sequence MRVIDLINSHEKTAFSFEILPPLKGTGIEKLYETIDILREFDPKYINITTHRSEYVYKDLGNGLYRRNRLRRRPGTVAVAAAIQNRYNITMVPHILCSGFTREDTEYVLLDLQFLGITDLLVLRGDKAKHESIFTPEGNGYHHAIELQEQINNFNKGIFVDGSEMKITQTPFSYGVACYPEKHEEAPNIHTDIYWLKKKMEAGAEYAVTQLFYDNRKFFDFVERARLEGITIPIIPGIKPLKKISQVSMIPKTFKVDLPEELTKEILKCRNDKEVQQVGVEWCVEQCKELIANGVPSLHFYSVGATDSIKEVARQIY, from the coding sequence ATGAGAGTAATAGACCTGATAAACAGTCATGAGAAGACTGCTTTTTCTTTCGAGATATTGCCGCCATTGAAAGGAACCGGCATCGAAAAGTTGTACGAAACCATAGATATATTACGGGAGTTTGACCCCAAATACATCAATATCACCACCCACCGTAGCGAGTATGTATACAAAGACCTTGGTAACGGATTGTACCGGCGCAATCGTTTACGCCGGCGGCCGGGAACGGTTGCCGTAGCCGCCGCCATCCAAAACAGATACAATATCACCATGGTGCCGCATATTCTTTGCAGCGGATTCACGCGTGAGGATACGGAATACGTATTGCTCGACCTGCAATTTCTGGGCATTACGGATCTGTTGGTGCTTCGTGGCGACAAAGCCAAGCACGAATCTATATTTACTCCCGAAGGCAACGGCTATCACCACGCCATCGAGCTGCAAGAGCAAATCAACAACTTCAACAAAGGCATCTTTGTGGACGGTTCCGAGATGAAAATTACCCAAACACCGTTCTCCTACGGCGTGGCCTGCTATCCGGAGAAGCACGAAGAAGCACCCAATATCCACACGGATATCTACTGGTTGAAAAAGAAGATGGAAGCTGGAGCCGAATATGCCGTTACCCAGCTTTTCTATGACAACCGCAAGTTCTTCGACTTTGTGGAGCGTGCCCGCCTCGAAGGTATCACCATCCCCATCATTCCGGGCATCAAGCCCCTCAAGAAGATATCACAGGTAAGCATGATTCCCAAAACTTTTAAAGTAGATTTACCCGAAGAGCTGACCAAAGAAATATTGAAATGCAGAAATGACAAAGAGGTGCAACAAGTGGGCGTTGAATGGTGCGTAGAGCAATGCAAAGAGTTGATAGCAAATGGAGTGCCCAGCTTGCATTTCTACTCCGTGGGAGCCACGGACAGCATCAAGGAAGTGGCCCGGCAGATTTATTAA
- a CDS encoding fimbrillin family protein, translating to MKRQSFLRRMLHATFLCSIVFCNTACINSINEDAETELEEGTVPISFSIKIKKVITKVTGNSFEKGDKMGLIATSSSGSIKGKRYINNLALEYAEGSTLVPKKTVFYPEGNVPLNFISYYPYQSDGVPAGTSTLPISVKTDQSIEKNHSQSDFLVAVAKNITDKKKTVALEFQHKLAKLTIALIPDTNNKAADLLKANPRIIATGFNTSADYNLEDGTFSNLKREQDIIASGKWSVKDNKLVGKEIIIIPQAIDGKKQFFIMEWNGRIYSCAIPNVELGSNMQCPINISAIESTSNILNGFAGQIKAWENKEAIGTDNTADCTAIHISSLSFSQSNIYRIYHEGMPVAEVCQEYLKSSSLTSRAITVYPVRENDKTDLSNGIVLRLTDNTDNICGGKICWNKDDSGFSYTKGDIASIDVFYIDATHKLSLKKPANTVKVNVVCHTLRDIRNGIIDEYPVTKIGKQYWMGKELHATAYRDGKPLTKQTELGKDKAGYYKPSTHEIYFYNGEAILAGELSPEGWKIPSDEDWEELKSYLGSNAAVLKAGEWQIMIKGEKVAPANNYAQFNAYPVGMWYQGTHYSPRKMTAFWSWDKDRNTLSDNTVYFLGETNDFIKQPAHATDKDYYKALSIRCIKE from the coding sequence ATGAAAAGACAAAGCTTTTTGAGAAGGATGCTCCATGCAACCTTTCTTTGCAGTATTGTTTTTTGCAATACTGCCTGTATAAACAGCATCAACGAAGATGCAGAGACAGAATTGGAAGAAGGAACTGTTCCTATTTCATTCTCCATCAAGATAAAGAAAGTAATCACCAAAGTAACCGGAAACTCTTTCGAAAAGGGAGATAAGATGGGGCTTATTGCCACATCCTCATCGGGTTCCATAAAAGGGAAACGATACATCAACAACTTGGCTTTGGAATATGCCGAGGGTTCCACACTCGTTCCGAAGAAAACCGTATTTTATCCCGAAGGGAATGTACCACTGAACTTCATCAGTTACTATCCGTATCAATCTGACGGCGTACCCGCTGGTACATCCACATTGCCCATATCCGTTAAAACAGACCAAAGCATTGAGAAGAACCACTCGCAGAGCGACTTTTTAGTGGCTGTGGCCAAGAATATCACCGATAAAAAGAAAACGGTAGCACTCGAGTTTCAGCATAAACTCGCCAAACTGACCATCGCACTCATTCCTGATACCAACAATAAAGCAGCCGACTTATTGAAAGCTAATCCTCGAATCATTGCCACAGGTTTCAATACTTCTGCCGACTATAATCTGGAAGACGGCACATTCTCTAATCTTAAAAGAGAGCAAGATATCATAGCCTCAGGTAAATGGAGTGTGAAAGACAACAAACTTGTGGGAAAGGAAATCATAATCATTCCGCAAGCCATAGACGGTAAAAAGCAGTTTTTCATCATGGAATGGAACGGACGCATCTATAGCTGCGCCATACCGAATGTGGAATTAGGCAGTAACATGCAATGTCCCATCAATATATCCGCCATAGAAAGCACCAGCAATATATTGAATGGCTTTGCGGGGCAAATCAAAGCTTGGGAAAACAAAGAGGCTATAGGAACCGACAACACAGCCGACTGTACAGCCATACACATTTCTTCACTCTCCTTCTCCCAATCCAATATTTACAGAATCTACCACGAAGGAATGCCGGTTGCGGAAGTTTGTCAAGAATACCTTAAATCGAGCTCGCTAACTTCCAGAGCTATCACCGTCTATCCCGTGAGAGAAAATGATAAAACGGACTTAAGCAATGGAATCGTGCTCAGACTCACAGATAACACCGACAACATCTGCGGCGGGAAAATCTGTTGGAACAAAGACGACTCCGGCTTTTCTTATACCAAGGGAGACATCGCTTCCATTGACGTGTTTTATATAGACGCCACCCATAAGCTGTCTCTGAAGAAACCGGCAAATACCGTCAAAGTTAACGTAGTCTGTCACACCTTGCGGGATATAAGAAATGGAATCATCGACGAATATCCCGTAACTAAGATAGGGAAGCAATACTGGATGGGAAAAGAACTGCACGCAACAGCCTATCGGGACGGGAAACCTCTGACCAAACAAACAGAATTAGGAAAAGACAAAGCCGGATACTACAAGCCAAGTACACACGAAATCTATTTTTACAACGGAGAAGCCATACTGGCAGGAGAATTGTCTCCGGAAGGATGGAAAATTCCGTCGGATGAAGACTGGGAAGAGCTGAAGAGTTACCTTGGCAGTAATGCCGCCGTGCTGAAGGCCGGAGAGTGGCAAATCATGATAAAAGGCGAGAAAGTGGCTCCGGCAAACAATTATGCGCAGTTCAACGCTTACCCGGTGGGAATGTGGTACCAAGGAACACATTACAGTCCAAGGAAGATGACCGCTTTCTGGAGTTGGGACAAAGACCGGAACACTCTTTCGGATAACACGGTGTACTTTTTGGGTGAAACCAATGATTTTATCAAACAACCTGCGCACGCCACCGATAAAGACTATTATAAAGCTCTTTCCATCCGTTGCATCAAAGAATAG
- the metA gene encoding homoserine O-acetyltransferase MetA: MPLNLPDKLPAIELLKEENIFVIDNSRAVRQDIRPLRIVILNLMPLKITTETDLVRLLSNTPLQVEISFMKIKSHTPKNTPIEHMKAFYTDFYKMRAEKYDGMIITGAPVEQMDFEEVSYWDEMTEIFDWARTHVTSTFYICWAAQAGLYYHYGIPKYPLEKKMFGIFEHRPLLPLHPIFRGFDDVFHVPHSRHTEVRRDDILKVPELTLLSESQEAGVYMVVGRGGREFFITGHSEYSPLTLDTEYRRDLGKGLPIEIPRNYYVDDNPDRGVLVRWRAHANLLFSNWLNYFVYQETPYNIEEIG; this comes from the coding sequence ATGCCCTTAAATTTACCCGATAAACTGCCTGCCATCGAGCTGCTCAAGGAAGAAAATATTTTCGTCATCGACAACTCCCGCGCAGTCCGGCAAGATATTCGTCCGTTGCGCATCGTCATCCTGAACCTGATGCCGCTGAAGATTACCACAGAGACCGATTTGGTGCGATTGCTTTCCAACACTCCTCTTCAGGTGGAGATCTCGTTCATGAAAATCAAGAGCCATACGCCTAAGAACACTCCGATAGAGCACATGAAGGCGTTCTATACCGATTTCTATAAGATGCGCGCCGAGAAGTACGACGGCATGATTATTACCGGTGCCCCGGTAGAACAGATGGATTTTGAGGAAGTCTCTTATTGGGACGAGATGACCGAAATATTCGATTGGGCACGCACGCACGTCACTTCTACCTTTTATATCTGCTGGGCGGCGCAAGCCGGGCTCTATTACCATTATGGCATTCCCAAATATCCTTTAGAGAAGAAAATGTTCGGCATATTCGAACACCGTCCCTTGCTCCCGTTGCATCCCATATTCAGAGGCTTTGACGATGTGTTCCACGTCCCTCACAGCCGTCATACGGAGGTACGCAGAGACGACATTCTGAAAGTGCCCGAACTGACCTTGCTTTCCGAATCCCAGGAGGCCGGCGTATACATGGTGGTAGGCCGCGGTGGACGTGAATTCTTTATAACCGGTCATTCGGAATACTCCCCATTGACACTGGACACGGAATATCGACGCGATTTGGGCAAGGGACTGCCCATCGAGATACCTCGCAATTACTATGTGGATGACAATCCGGACAGAGGAGTGCTGGTGCGCTGGCGCGCTCATGCCAATTTGTTGTTTTCCAACTGGCTGAATTACTTTGTATATCAAGAGACACCGTATAATATAGAAGAGATTGGATGA
- a CDS encoding peptidase U32 family protein, which yields MIKQRKIELLAPAKNLECGIEAVNHGADAVYIGAPKFGARAAAVNSLEDIAALVEYAHLYNVRIYVTVNTILKEDELEETEQMMGALYRAGVDALIVQDMGITRLNLPPLPLHASTQMDNRTPEKVRFLAEAGFRQVVLARELSLQEIKQIHAACPAVPLEVFVHGALCVSYSGQCYVSQACFGRSANRGECAHFCRLPFSLRDADGKTIVRDKHLLSLKDLNQSEVLEELLDAGATSLKIEGRLKDVSYVKNVTASYRQKLDAIFARRQEYIRASSGTCRFDFRPQLDKSFSRGFTHYFLQGREQEIASLDTPKSLGEEMGTLKEQRGNYLTVAGVKPFHNGDGVCFLDEQGRLQGLRVNRVDGNKLYPAGEMPRIKPRTRLFRNFDQEFERLLARKSSERKIRVCWELADTAFGFRLTIADEDDNRVTLSFPYPKEEARTPQADNLRAQLAKVGNTPFEVDGSLSDEPSGIGLNLSRNWFLPASVVADWRRQAVDKLQSARRINYRRETAVWKPTKHAFPAASLTYLGNVSNSAARRFYLEHGVSFVAPAYEVQAVPEAALMFCKHCLRFSMGWCPTHQKGHSPYREPYYLVGTDGKRFRLAFDCKNCQMKVYAE from the coding sequence ATGATTAAGCAAAGAAAAATAGAGCTGTTGGCTCCCGCAAAGAATCTGGAGTGTGGCATCGAGGCCGTCAATCACGGAGCGGATGCGGTGTATATCGGTGCGCCTAAGTTCGGCGCGCGCGCTGCGGCTGTCAATTCGTTGGAAGACATTGCTGCGCTGGTGGAGTATGCCCATCTCTACAATGTCCGTATTTACGTCACGGTCAACACCATCCTGAAAGAAGACGAGCTGGAGGAGACGGAGCAGATGATGGGGGCCTTGTATCGTGCAGGGGTGGATGCGCTGATTGTGCAGGACATGGGAATCACCCGATTGAATTTGCCGCCTCTTCCTCTCCATGCAAGCACGCAGATGGACAACCGCACTCCGGAGAAGGTACGCTTTCTGGCCGAGGCAGGCTTTCGCCAAGTGGTGTTGGCGCGCGAACTCTCGCTGCAGGAGATAAAGCAGATTCACGCCGCTTGTCCCGCAGTGCCCCTCGAGGTGTTTGTGCACGGAGCATTGTGTGTGAGCTACAGCGGACAATGCTATGTCAGTCAGGCCTGCTTCGGGCGCAGCGCCAATCGCGGAGAGTGCGCGCATTTTTGCCGCTTGCCCTTCAGCTTGCGGGATGCGGACGGGAAAACGATTGTCCGAGACAAGCACTTGCTGTCCTTGAAAGACCTGAACCAAAGCGAAGTACTGGAAGAGTTGCTGGATGCCGGAGCCACTTCCCTGAAGATAGAAGGTCGCCTGAAGGACGTTTCTTATGTGAAGAATGTGACGGCCTCTTACCGCCAAAAGCTGGATGCCATCTTTGCCCGTCGTCAGGAATACATCCGTGCCTCTTCAGGTACATGCCGGTTTGATTTTAGACCCCAATTAGATAAGAGCTTCAGCCGTGGATTTACTCATTACTTCCTGCAAGGACGCGAACAGGAGATTGCCTCGCTCGACACGCCCAAATCTTTGGGCGAAGAGATGGGAACCCTGAAGGAGCAGCGCGGCAATTACCTCACGGTAGCGGGAGTGAAACCTTTTCACAACGGAGACGGAGTTTGTTTCTTGGACGAACAGGGACGCTTGCAGGGCCTTCGTGTCAATCGGGTAGATGGCAATAAGCTTTATCCGGCGGGAGAGATGCCCCGCATCAAGCCCCGTACCCGCCTTTTCCGTAACTTCGACCAAGAGTTCGAGCGTCTTCTTGCCCGCAAATCGTCCGAGCGTAAGATTCGTGTCTGCTGGGAACTGGCGGATACGGCTTTTGGCTTCCGCCTGACCATTGCCGACGAGGACGATAATCGTGTGACGCTCTCTTTCCCTTATCCGAAGGAAGAAGCGCGTACTCCGCAGGCGGATAACCTGCGCGCACAGCTGGCAAAGGTGGGCAATACGCCTTTCGAGGTGGATGGCAGTCTTTCCGATGAGCCTTCGGGCATCGGCTTGAACCTTTCTCGCAACTGGTTCTTGCCGGCTTCGGTGGTGGCAGACTGGCGACGTCAAGCCGTGGACAAGCTACAATCGGCACGCCGCATCAACTATCGCCGTGAAACGGCTGTATGGAAGCCGACGAAACATGCCTTTCCGGCGGCATCGCTGACCTATCTGGGCAATGTGTCGAACAGTGCCGCGCGGCGTTTCTACCTGGAGCACGGCGTATCGTTCGTCGCTCCGGCCTACGAAGTACAGGCTGTACCGGAAGCGGCGCTCATGTTCTGCAAGCACTGCCTGCGTTTCAGCATGGGGTGGTGTCCTACACACCAGAAAGGACACTCGCCTTATCGGGAACCCTATTATCTGGTGGGGACGGACGGCAAGCGTTTCCGCTTGGCTTTCGATTGTAAGAACTGTCAGATGAAAGTCTATGCGGAGTAG